CGCATCCACCACGATAAATGCGCGCGGATAGTCGTCCTTGACGAGGCTCAGGAGCGACTCGGCGGCGGAGCGGCTGGTGAAGTCGCCCACGCGGACGCGGTAGTAGGGCTGCTGGTAGATGTTGTGGACGGGCAGTTCGCCGCGAAATAGCGGGTCGTTGGGGCGCAGAGCCTGCTGTTCGCGCCACCATTCGATCACTTCCTGGACGGATTGATCAGCCGTCGCTTTGTCGCGCGCGAACACGAGTTGGATGCGGTAGCCGCGTTGCTGGCCCGAACCCTGGCCGCTGGCCGTATTGTCCATCAGCGCTTCCGGCACCACGTGCTCGATCTCCACCTCGGTCTCGATCAACTCGTTCGGGTACGGCGACACATCGAACGTCTCGTATTCATCGAGGCGCTGGAGAATCTCTTCCATGGTGGGCCCCGTCTGCTCCGGCACGCCGGTTGCGGTATTGCGGGCACCCGAGCAGCCGGCGACAGCAAGCGCCATCAAGATCGCAAGTGGGAAGAAAGCAGACCTCATGGTGGAGGTGACGCAATGGGGAGGGTGAGGGAGGGGTCGCGGGGCAATCTACAGGTTTTCCCGCACAAACGACACGCCTCACAAAAGGTTCACCCCTCTTCTTCGTCTTCCACGACCCCGGCCGGCGCGTCGAGCTCGTACCGTTTTCGCTTCTCCCAGAGCGTTTTTTTGGAGATCCCGAGTACCCGGGCCACTTCGGCGTAGCTCGCCTGGGAGCCCCCCAGGATGTGGCGGATGTACGATCTTTCCAGCTCTTCGAGGGGGCCGCCGCTCGGGAATCGGAATACGTCAGCTGACTCGTTGAAGGCTTCGACGGGCACCGGATCGATGACGAGATCCGCCGCGGTGACGCGGGCCCCGGG
The nucleotide sequence above comes from Rhodothermales bacterium. Encoded proteins:
- a CDS encoding SPOR domain-containing protein; the encoded protein is MRSAFFPLAILMALAVAGCSGARNTATGVPEQTGPTMEEILQRLDEYETFDVSPYPNELIETEVEIEHVVPEALMDNTASGQGSGQQRGYRIQLVFARDKATADQSVQEVIEWWREQQALRPNDPLFRGELPVHNIYQQPYYRVRVGDFTSRSAAESLLSLVKDDYPRAFIVVDAIGQD